GTGCAGGTGAATTTCTCGACATCGCCAACGAGTCAGGTTTAGAAGAACCCAAGGTAGTTGAAGCATCGATCGCAGTTGCTGAAGCCAAAGCATTAGCCACCGAAGCAGCAATTCTAGCTACCAACAAGTTGTTTGAACTAGCAGGTACTAAGTCCACATTGGAGGAATTCAACTACAATCGCCACTGGCGAAATGCCCGCGCCCACACACTCCACGATCCCGTGCGTTGGAAATATTACGCTGTTGGCAACTACTTCCTCAATGGCGTTTACCCCCCGCGCCATCCTTGGCTGTAATTGCCGAATTCTCTACTGGGGTGAAGCTGCACCAAATTTCCTTTACTTCTTATTTCTTTCTTTGTGCCCTTTGCGTCCTTTGCGGTTCGTTCCTCATATAGTTCGGCGCACCCTCATGCAGAACTGGTATAACATTTACCAGAATGCTCCCAATACGCTTGCGTTAAGGTTAGCAGTCTTTCTAAAAGTCATTTTTTTTTAACGAACCACAGAGGCAAGGCAGCGCGGTCTTGGGGAGCCAGTGCGGTCTTGGGGTCTCCCCAAGTGGAGCATCTGGCGTGGTTTCCCCCATGAGCGACTGCCGCGCAGAGAACGCAGAGAGAAGAAAGAGAAGGAAAATTTTTTTAAACAAGCGTATTGTGCTTTACCCCTAATAAATCCAACATTATTTAAGTTGATACTATGAGCGTTGCAAACCCAACCCAGAGGCGGAGTCTTTGGAAAAACCAGCCATTTAAGGGACTGCTTTTTATTGCTGTAATTGCTGTTATTAGCTATATTTTTGAACTCATCTTTGGTCAAATTATTCAGCTAAATGTGGGAACAAAATTGACCTATATCACAATATGCTTTGTCTGGTGGTGGCATCTAGGTTTTTCCCTTAACGGCTATCCAGGTTCCCGCTTTTCCTCTACCCGATTTGGACGAGGAACAGTGAATTTAGCAATCCTGTTGGCGCTAGTTTACATAACTGGAGAAGCCTGGAAATTTATCTTTGCAAAAGCAACTTTTGTTGATACACCTATTGGCTTATGGGGACAAACAGCAATCATCACAGCTGCTGCCAGTTTGTTCTTCTTTGACAACACAATTGTCACCACCGAGGAAGTACGTAACTGGCATCCAGTGAGCGGTTTTCTCAATATATTTTTTGCCATCTTCTTTATTGCTCCTGCACTTACCTTTTTGCCAGCAATGTGGGGACTGCAACCTTTTTATATCCCTTGGTACTGGTATCCTTGTTCTACAGTGTTTGGTAGTTTTTTTGAACGTTGGCCTTTAAACAAATTGGAACTACCGCAGCCACGTTTAGGGTTACTCCATGCAGGTGTTGTTTTATTACTGACTCTGATTACAGAATTATTCCTCAAACAGCTAGGAATGGATTTGTTTAAAACAACAACAGGCCCAACCTTTGCAGCAATTTGGACAACAGTTGGTTTAGGCTTTGTTTGGCAATTCAATATGTGGCCTTTTACAGATTTACCACAGCCGACAAAAGGTATAGTTGCATCTGTTGCTAGTTTAATAATTTCGGTCTTATTGTATCTGGTAACAGTATCTCTGGTAGGTCAAGAAAATATTATCCAAGGACTTTATTGGTGGTTTAATATCCTTTGGGTTCAAGTATTCTTAATGGCTCCTGGATTATACGATGGAATTAGCCTTTGGCAAGATGTACCGCCAATAGTTGAAGAGCAGCAACCCCTCAGCTTGAATCGTGAAGGACGCTAAAATAATTAGTAATTAGTAATTAGTTTACGACTTACGCAAAAACCCTCTGAAACTCTCATTTCTCCGTGAACTCTGCGCGGTAGTCGCTCATGGGGGAAACCACGCCAGATGCTCCACTTGGGGAGACCCCAAGACCGCACTGGCTCCCCAAGACTGCGCTGCCTTGTCTCTGTGGTTCGTTTTCTCTTATTCGTACGAAGCAAGTGGCGTTTGAAGAACGAAACCCAACATTTTCATTGATTTGTTGGGTTTCACTTCGTTCTTCCTGAGATTATCTAAAAGGTGAAGGTTGTTCTTACAGTGCCAATTACCGCATCTTGATTGTCATTATTTTGACCAGGAGCCGTTATCCAAATAACGCCGGGGGTGATGGCAATATTATCTGTAAGTTGATACTTGTAAAAGCCTTCAATATGTAAGGATAAATCGTTTGCAGGTGCTGGATTTCCACCCCGATATGGTTCTGCACCTACAAGAACGCCACCAAGGTTGCCTTGTTTACCTAAATCTGGGAATGCCAATCCCAAAGCATAGTACCAAATCTCTGCACTACCACTACCAGCCAAATTTTTGGCGTTAGTGTAGCCAAAGAAGCCATTGACTGCAACTTTAGAACTGAATTTGTAAAAAGCTTCTGCTCCATAAGAGTTTGTAATTACTTCATCAAAAGGAGTGTTGGCTTGTGCAGTTCCGACGATCGCTCCACCACTACCAATATCAAATATCGCTCCCCGATTTTGATAGGCATTTACATAAGTCAAACCAATGCCAGAGTTTTTGTTAGGGTTCCATGCTATTTGTGCGATCGCGCCATATTGACCATTAAATAGGCCGCTCCCTACTTGAGGACTGGCATGATCTCCTGCTAAATAACCCAAGCTCAATACTACTTTCTCACTGAGTTTGTAATTGATTCCAGCACCAGCACCACCACCAATTCTATAGATAGGGCTAGACGAAGCAAATTCTGTCAGAGCGCGACCGCCTCCCGTGGCACTATCTAAATAGGGACTGAGAGTAGGAATAAAATCAAAAAATACTCCGTTTACTGCTCCTACATAAGCTTCTATTTTGTCTCCAATCGGGAAGTAATAGGCGAGCCAATCGAGAAAATCACTGTTGTTGGCTGGAGAAAGATTAAAGGTTTGAAGTCCTTCGGCTGTACCATTTGGCAATCTCAAAGTAGTGGCATTTCCACCAGTTAAACGGACGTTCAGAGTGTCTCTACCTGTAAAACTACTTTTGAAAACGAGGCGGACTCTATCTTGAAAAACTGTGTTGCTATTATTAACAGAGCCACTGAAGGCATTTGTGATGGCGAAAATTGCTTCCGCAGACAGTTTTGTAGTTGTTGAAAACTGATGTGCTTCGAGTTCAGCAGTGCGAGATTCTAAACTATCAACGCGACCCCGTAGAGTTGATAGTTCAGCAGTAAATTCTTCTTGCAGCCTTTTTACAGTAGTTAAATCTTCTTTGCTAACTAAGTCAGATGTAGCTGTTGCAATTAGCTCGTTAATCCGAGATAAACAAGCATTTAAACCTGCTGCAAATTCATAGCGAGTTATGGCGCGGTTTCCCCGATAAGTACTATTTGGATACCCCGCAATACATCCATAACGCTCAACTAAAGACTGGAGCGCTTGAAAAGCCCAATCAGTTGGCTGCACATCTGAAAACTGTGATACAGATGTTACCTGAGACATACTGTTTGTCTGTGGAACGCTTGCATCACTATTGATTGCGGGAATTTTAGGCGTTTGTGCGATCGCAGTTGGTATATTTGTTTGAGTCCCAGCCACTAAATTACTGTCTTCAGCATAAGCTGATGTGCTGCCTAGCAAAGTAGCTCCCACAATCATCGATTCCATGAATAAATTATGAAATGAACGATTGAACATTTCTATCACTCCTCACATTTTTGGTTTGAAAGATTTAGTACAAGTCATCAGACATTTCAGTGGCTTGCCAAGCTAAAAGATTATGGCTAGCTCTGAAAAAGTTGAATTGTTCTGATACTCGAAAATTTTCACTAATATCGTTAAACTTCCAGATATATCAGTGAATATCTGGCATTCTAATCCGCATATTTCAGTGGAGAAAAGACTTTTTTTCACAGATATCTAATCCCTATATAAGCTGGTCTATTTGCTAAGGGAATATTTATCTGTAAAAATATTTAAATTTAGACAAAAATCAGATTTTTTGTTGCCATTAGTAACTATCTACTGTTTACTTATCTAGTTAAAGTAGATTAGCAGATTCAACTTATTAATATTGCATATATACTCTGGGAAAACAAGTACATTAGAATAATTTTTTTAATTTACTTGCTTTCTATTTGACTCGGAAGCAAGTATTTTTTATCCTGTACTCAAAACCTATAAAATTAGCAAAATTAGTTTAATTTGGACTTGCTTTCTTAGTTATAGTATGCAATTATATCTATATAGTACGGTAGTTTTATCAAAACGCTGTAGATTAAAAATTTTCCAGCCAAATTTATAGTTGCTCCTCACAGAGGGTTAGCAGGAGAAGTTGCAAGATATGCAATTAATAGAAACGAAAGAATCTCAAAATTATTTGGATATAGCTAAGTCTTTAGCAGAGGAATTTGCCCAGACTGCTGTAGAGCGAGATGCCCAAGGGGGAACACCAAAACATGAACGCGATCGCTTGCGCCAAAGCAACTTATTAGAACTTATTATACCTACAGAGTACGGAGGGTTAGGGCAAAACTGGATTACTGTTCTGCAAATTACCCGCGAGTTTGCCAAAGTTGATAGTTCCATTGCTCACGTCTTTTCTTATCATCATTTAGGTGTAGTTATTCCTCATATCTTTGGTTCGGCAGAACAAAAACAGCGATATTATTCAGAAACTATTGACAACAATTGGTTCTGGTGCAATGCCCTCAATCCATTAGATAAAAGAACTACTCTCATACCCGAAAATGATTATTTCCGTCTCAACGGGATTAAAAGCTTTTGCTCTGGCTCTCAAGACTCGGATATATTGCCGATTTCTGCCACTAATCAAGAAACTGGGGAATTGAGTATTTTGGCAATTCCCACCCAACGGCAAGGCGTTACAGTACATCATGATTGGAATAATATCGGGCAACGCCAAACAGATAGCGGTAGTGTTACATTTGAAAATGTATTGGTATATCCTGAAGAAATTCTTGGTAGTAGAGACAAAGCAAGTCAACCCTTCAGCACTATTCGCGCCTGTTTAACTCAATTGAATCTTGCTAATATCTACCTGGGAATTGCACAGGGAGCATTTGAAGCTGCTAAAACATATACTTCCACTAATACCAAACCTTGGTTGACATCTGGTGTCGAGAGTGCAACCCAAGATCCTTACATCCTTCAGCACTATGGCAAAATCTGGGTTGATCTCCAAGCAGCCGTGTATCTAACTGAACAGGCGGGAGTATTACTACAAGCAGCTTGGGAGCAAGAATGGTCACTTACCGCCGAACAACGGGGAGAATGTGCGCTTTTGGTTGCTAGTGCCAAAGTTTTCGCCACTAGAGTCGGTTTAGACATTACCAACCGCATCTTTGAAGTTATGGGCGCACGCGCTACTAGTGCCAAATATGGCTTTGATCGTTATTGGCGTAATCTCCGCACGTTCACTCTGCACGATCCAGTAGATTACAAAATCCAAGATATAGGAAAGTGGGCGTTAAATAATGAACTGCCAAAACCCAACTTTTATTCATAGTAATTCTTTCATCTAAAGACCTATTACATAAATCAAAAATACAGAAATTATTTGTTAAGCGTAGGTAGGGAGTAGGGAAGAAGCCTTTTTAAGTTGCACTGAGTTTTTTCAGGAAGGCATACCCGCAGAACCTTTAGAAGCGATCGCCCCCAGTGATTCGCCCAGGTGGAAGCAATTTTATCAGTGCGTAGACGCTTCGTCTTGTCGCAGACATCGCTTGCCCTAACCCAGAACCACCAGTGCTAAGAGAGCGATCGCTATTCACTCAATAAAAACCTTTTTCCAAGTTACAGCAGGTTAATTAGCAGTTTTCATCCTCACAAGGGGAAGTAGATTGAAAACAAACCAAAGCCTTTCATTATATTTTCCTGAGCATTTGTTTTAATCCCCTTAAAGGGATTAAAAAGTATAACAAGGCGATTAGCTAACAAGATTAGTAAATGAACTACTAATCTCTATGATGATAATCCTTAATCCCCTTGCGGGGAAGTATTGAAACTAATAATTTAAATGCTCACAATACACGAGAGCGTGAGTTTCAATTCCCTTGCGAGAAAGTATTTTTATTAGTTTTCCCTACTATGATATCATAATATCTCTAATTTTTGTTTTTCCGTAGTATTCAACGAAATATTTCATTTAGAACAACACAAAAAAAGTCTTGTCGCCTATAATTTATCAATACTGATAACTTCAGTAATCTAAATTGCTTCCTAATCCGCCTTGTGCTTTAGTTATACAGCTCAGAGCTTTTAGTTCTCCAAGAAGGACTTTGGCTATCAGCCAGGGATTTGATTTTATGGCAGTTATTGGATCTAGTGTAAGTTTTCAGTAAGTAACTCTTTTGTTTGGAGAATACTATGATTCGTTAAAATGTATTATTGACGACAAATAAAGGCATAGATCCCCTAGGTTCTATCCTAACTAAAATTTAACTGCTCAGAGATACGCGAGATTTGTGAAGTTTAATTAAGGAATAAAGTCATGAAATTCGATCAAAACAGTCCCCACAGCTATAGAACGATACCATCTTCGGACGTAGCTCCGCAGATTCATATTACCACCAATAATCATTACCACAATTATTACCCTTTTCCTTTTCTCCCCAATCCGCCACATCAGAGCCAGAGGAGTTTAGAAGAGACAGCTAGCACTGTCAAGATAATAAAGTCAGCAGTGTCAGCATTGTCAGCATTGTCAGCAGTACGAACAGCATTATTTGTTTGGCAATTATTGGTATACCTATTTCATTCGTTAATGAAATAATACTCTGTTGAGCAAACTGGAAGTACATCTAAACTGAGCTTTAATTTGCACTAAAGTTAGGTGTGAGTAAATCTTCCAAAGATCACTAGTCGTCAAAAAGGACACCTTTCAAGGGTGTCCTTAATTTTCAAAGGTCATCATGAACGATTCTCGTACACGCACAATTACTGCACTAGCCTGGTGTCTTGCTTGGAGCAAAAATAACGATCGCATTCAAGATAAACTCAGTACTTTGCATCAAATACGACAGACACTTAAAGATGATCAGGATGTGCCGGAAAGTATAAAATCTGTTGTTACACAAGCACAACAACTTTATGATATTCCAGAGAAGTATTTCCCCAACACACTCAAAGACTTAGAGAAAGATTATCAAGACCTTTGGAACGATAAAACGCCCATTGGCTTAGTTTATGGTGGTGCGACAAAGATTAAACAATACGTTTTTGAAGCTGCTAAACTCAACGATATTCGAGGCGCTTCGGCACTTCTCGATCGGATCAATCTTGACGATCTTCCTGGATTTTTCGGTGATGGTAGCCATGTAAGGCGTATACATAAATGGCTTATTAATAATGAATTTGCGGATTTAACCAAAGCACTCATCCCAGAACTGATTATCTACTCTACAGGTGGAAGTATTCTTGCTTTTTGCCCTGCCGCATTTACTGACAAACTCGCCAATGCAATTGAAAAACGCTACACTCACGAAACTCTGACTGCCAACTCCTGTGCTGTTGGTGACACTTTCCGCCTTTTAGAATTCCGGTTCGGGTTGCTGCAAAACCCAATTGAAAATACGCTATGGCTTGAAGAATACAGGAAAAAACCAAATAATCCCATTATTAAAGCTTATTTTGACCAATCAAGTGAATCTGACCCAGAAAAGAAATTTTGGCAACGCAAGAATTTTAACGAACTTGTGGGAAAACTTGCCAACCAATTTACCCACCGCCGCAACGGAAATGCATCACCAAAGACAGAACGTCCGAGTCGTTCCTACCCGCCGATGTTTGAAACTCATCCCTACTTGCAACGGGATGAAACTGATAATCGATCTGCTGTGGCAGAAACGAATTTACCGGGAACGCCTAGTTTTTCTGATGCCCTAGCACGAAAAGTCATCGTCGGACAGCACAGCAAACGCGATGGACTGCGACAAGGATGGTATGATGAAAAATTTGGATTTTGCCGAAAGTCAGGGAAAAAGGAGTTATGGAAACCTGGCTATTTCCCCAGTTGGGTGACAAGGTTTCGACAATTCCTAGAAGGTGAAAATCACGAAGGTTCAGGATGCTTAGAGGAATATTATCGAGTAACAGAAGGCTCTCCAGTCACACAAGCTCTTTCTTTACGAGAAATTGGTAACGTTAGCACACCTCGCGGCTTTGTGGGTTATATTTACGCCGATGGCAACAATATGGGTGGCTACCTCCGCCAGCACATCCGCACACCAGAAAAATACCGCGAGTTTAGTGAACAAGTTTTGAAGGCAACGCAGAATTCTGTTTACATTGCCCTAAAAAAACATCTTAAACCCCGCCAACTCAATCATCTCACTGATCCAGATAACGCTTATCGTAATGGACAGTGGATTTATCCTTTTGAAATTATTACCATTGGTGGCGATGATGTGTTGTTAATCGTACCTGCGGATAAAGCCTTAGATATTGCCAAAAGCATAGGTGAAGAATTTGAACGAGAAATATTAAAATCACCAGGATTTAGGCTCAACACACCCTACGACCCTGAAAAAGTCCACCGCTACCAAGGGGAAAAACCATCTGAGTATACATACCAGTGTGAATTAAGTATGTCCGCAGGTGTGCTGATAACTGCCGAAAATACACCCATTTACTACGCAGAAGAACTTACCAATCAACTGCTGAAATCATCGAAGAAACTCGCTAAAGACCTAAAACGTGACTATCAGTACTACGGTGGAACGGTTGATTTTTTAGCATTAAAAGCCGTAACAATGATTGCGTCAAATATTAAAGATTTCCGCGAAGAAGGATTAACAAAAGATAATCTCAAGTTCTACGCTTCACCTTATACCCTTCATGAACTAGGAGGGTTATTGCAGACTGTGGAAGTACTCAAAAAAGCTAATTTTCCGAAATCGCAACTATATCAAATTCGTAGTTTGTTAGAAAGAGGTAAACATACTGCTATCTTAAATTATCGCTATTTCCGAGTACGACTGCAACAAGGACAAAACGAACTAGAAACTGACTTTGAGAAGGCATGGTGTAAACCAAAAGATGAAACTAATCACGGTAATCTTGCTCCGTGGATGTCCAGAAAATCAAAAGAATCTGATGCAGATGCAGAAAAAACTATCTATGAAACTATTTGGCGTGACTTGGTAGATTTATACCCGTTTCTAATAGAAAAGGAGCAAACACCAGCTAATCAAGGGGAACAGCAAGAACAAGGAGTAAACCAATGATTTATCTGAATGCACTTCCTCAAAGAGTATCTGAACATTGGTCAGTGAGTGCAATTATTGATACCGCTTTGTGTGTTGGTGCAGGTGGCTCATCTGGCTCACTTGCAGATAAACCCATTGTCCGCAATGCCCAAGGACAACTGCTGATTCCTGGTTCTCAAATTAAAGGTAGGCTACGCCACGAATGTGAAAAACTCGCACGGGCGTTAGGCTGGCAAATTTTTTATGCACCAATAGCAACAGAACTTTGTCCAAATGAAGGTCAAGTTTGTAGCGAATTTAGAGAAATATATCAAGTTAGTGGCTACAAAGGCTACCACTGTGTTGTCTCACAAATCTTTGGCGATCCAATCTTACCATCCCGCATAATTGTGGATGATTTTACCTGTGTAACACCAAAAGACGAACTACTAGAAGTTTTGCGCCCTGGTGTCACCATCAACCGCCGTCGCCGCACTGCTGAAGAAAATAAACTCTATCTGCTAGAAACATCTCCTGCGAATGCCCAGTTGGAATTTAAGGGTGATATTTACTTACAGTCCCCCTTTCAATCTCACAGTCCTGACTTAGCAAA
This Nostoc sp. KVJ3 DNA region includes the following protein-coding sequences:
- a CDS encoding iron uptake porin; the encoded protein is MFNRSFHNLFMESMIVGATLLGSTSAYAEDSNLVAGTQTNIPTAIAQTPKIPAINSDASVPQTNSMSQVTSVSQFSDVQPTDWAFQALQSLVERYGCIAGYPNSTYRGNRAITRYEFAAGLNACLSRINELIATATSDLVSKEDLTTVKRLQEEFTAELSTLRGRVDSLESRTAELEAHQFSTTTKLSAEAIFAITNAFSGSVNNSNTVFQDRVRLVFKSSFTGRDTLNVRLTGGNATTLRLPNGTAEGLQTFNLSPANNSDFLDWLAYYFPIGDKIEAYVGAVNGVFFDFIPTLSPYLDSATGGGRALTEFASSSPIYRIGGGAGAGINYKLSEKVVLSLGYLAGDHASPQVGSGLFNGQYGAIAQIAWNPNKNSGIGLTYVNAYQNRGAIFDIGSGGAIVGTAQANTPFDEVITNSYGAEAFYKFSSKVAVNGFFGYTNAKNLAGSGSAEIWYYALGLAFPDLGKQGNLGGVLVGAEPYRGGNPAPANDLSLHIEGFYKYQLTDNIAITPGVIWITAPGQNNDNQDAVIGTVRTTFTF
- a CDS encoding acyl-CoA dehydrogenase family protein; the encoded protein is MQLIETKESQNYLDIAKSLAEEFAQTAVERDAQGGTPKHERDRLRQSNLLELIIPTEYGGLGQNWITVLQITREFAKVDSSIAHVFSYHHLGVVIPHIFGSAEQKQRYYSETIDNNWFWCNALNPLDKRTTLIPENDYFRLNGIKSFCSGSQDSDILPISATNQETGELSILAIPTQRQGVTVHHDWNNIGQRQTDSGSVTFENVLVYPEEILGSRDKASQPFSTIRACLTQLNLANIYLGIAQGAFEAAKTYTSTNTKPWLTSGVESATQDPYILQHYGKIWVDLQAAVYLTEQAGVLLQAAWEQEWSLTAEQRGECALLVASAKVFATRVGLDITNRIFEVMGARATSAKYGFDRYWRNLRTFTLHDPVDYKIQDIGKWALNNELPKPNFYS
- the cas10 gene encoding type III-B CRISPR-associated protein Cas10/Cmr2, with protein sequence MNDSRTRTITALAWCLAWSKNNDRIQDKLSTLHQIRQTLKDDQDVPESIKSVVTQAQQLYDIPEKYFPNTLKDLEKDYQDLWNDKTPIGLVYGGATKIKQYVFEAAKLNDIRGASALLDRINLDDLPGFFGDGSHVRRIHKWLINNEFADLTKALIPELIIYSTGGSILAFCPAAFTDKLANAIEKRYTHETLTANSCAVGDTFRLLEFRFGLLQNPIENTLWLEEYRKKPNNPIIKAYFDQSSESDPEKKFWQRKNFNELVGKLANQFTHRRNGNASPKTERPSRSYPPMFETHPYLQRDETDNRSAVAETNLPGTPSFSDALARKVIVGQHSKRDGLRQGWYDEKFGFCRKSGKKELWKPGYFPSWVTRFRQFLEGENHEGSGCLEEYYRVTEGSPVTQALSLREIGNVSTPRGFVGYIYADGNNMGGYLRQHIRTPEKYREFSEQVLKATQNSVYIALKKHLKPRQLNHLTDPDNAYRNGQWIYPFEIITIGGDDVLLIVPADKALDIAKSIGEEFEREILKSPGFRLNTPYDPEKVHRYQGEKPSEYTYQCELSMSAGVLITAENTPIYYAEELTNQLLKSSKKLAKDLKRDYQYYGGTVDFLALKAVTMIASNIKDFREEGLTKDNLKFYASPYTLHELGGLLQTVEVLKKANFPKSQLYQIRSLLERGKHTAILNYRYFRVRLQQGQNELETDFEKAWCKPKDETNHGNLAPWMSRKSKESDADAEKTIYETIWRDLVDLYPFLIEKEQTPANQGEQQEQGVNQ
- a CDS encoding RAMP superfamily CRISPR-associated protein, coding for MIYLNALPQRVSEHWSVSAIIDTALCVGAGGSSGSLADKPIVRNAQGQLLIPGSQIKGRLRHECEKLARALGWQIFYAPIATELCPNEGQVCSEFREIYQVSGYKGYHCVVSQIFGDPILPSRIIVDDFTCVTPKDELLEVLRPGVTINRRRRTAEENKLYLLETSPANAQLEFKGDIYLQSPFQSHSPDLAKPLIFAALRRIYALGGSKSTGLGWLHWENLPTLSSDDAIWSSLDAKQYLANHQVSVGGAA